CataacaggtttttaaaatatatacattttcaaatcaCCAGTGGCTACCACATTGCTTGGTTCATAGTTAACACAAAATAAATGGTTCTAGAGAATGTGATTACATGAACTCTAACATTATTGGAAGAAAACAAGATGAAAAGAGGTGAGATATCTTGTTTAAAGTCATACAACTGGTTACAAGGCTCCTTCAagaacccaggtcttctgacttcAAATCCAGTGCTCTGTCTATGCAGCTACTTCTGTGCCTAGCAAGGAGAGTGGTGAGGAGAGCTGGCAGCAGCCTGAGTACCCAGGTACCCTGGCCATCCACTGGGCGTTGAAGAAAGGGCTTGATCAGTAGATTGAGTGTCCTCTCCTCTATCCCTTACCAACCAGCCCCATCCTATCTTCTAAAGCAGTCATTTCTATTCCAAGTCATCCAGGTGACTCAGCCAGGAATCAAGTCCACATGGTCCTTGGGTTGATTTGAGTCCTGTACTTAGAGGAGGGCAGGTAACTGCTCCTTCTCAGGAGCTCAGGGAGAAACTGGACCCTCGGCCCCAGAGCCCGAAGAAGGGAATGACCTTCCTAGTGAAGGAGGCAGTGAAGGTGTAGATGGGCTCTCGGGTGGCAGCATTGGTGAAGGTCACCCAGCCCACCTCATAGTCAAGAGACACCCGCACCTGCCGGGGCTGCTCCTTCAGGGTCAGCCGTGTGGGAAAGGAGCCCAGAGCCGAGACGAAGCCCCAGGCCAGCCTCACAGCCCACACACCCTCCTCTGGCCGCAGTCGAAGCTCTCCCTTCCGCTGCACATCCTCGCTCACCACACCCACGGTGCAACTGCCCCCGTGTGCCAGGTCTATACTCACCACCCACGTGTGTCTCCCCCCTGTGATGCCAGTGTGGGCCAGAACACAGGTGGCCCGGTCAAAACGCTGGGGATTGTCTGGAGAGTTCTGCCATTTGTAGGAGAACTGAGCCCGCTGGCGGTCCTCGGACAAGAGGAGCTTGGGGTGGGAAGTCAGAGGGTCTAGAGAAATGTGAGCTGTGGGGATAATCAAAAGGGACAGATGTCAGCAGACATGCTATCACCTCCAAGGAAGGCCTAGAAGCTCCCCCTGGGCCCCACCTGTTAGTGTTATTATTACCAAAAACAGGTCTAGTGCCTACATGGACCAACAGtgtggcatcacctgggaacttgtttgaTATACACTCAGAATCTGCATCCTAACAAGATGCCCAGGAGATTCGTGCACATGTAAAGCCTGAAAAGCCTGCCTCAGAGGATGTGAAAGCTCTCGTTTAGTTCCATGTGGTCCTTGGGAAAGCTCTTCTGCTCGTCGTAAATTGGTTAGTTTCCACAGCTGTGTGTGCCAGCGCGGATCTCCTGGGGCCGATACACCACATTCTCCCCTCCTCCCGTCTCTATCCTGGAGTGCAGAGACATTTCTTCCTTCAGTCCAAACTTCATGATTCCTCCCTGCTTTCCTCCCAGGGCACTGGTGACTCATTTATAGTCTTCCCTCTTGGCAGGCTCTCTGGCTCACGCCTGGGTTATTCACTCTGCCTCAGTAATTCTGAAACTGTCAGAGTCTGAGGATCACTTTCTAACACCAAAAGCTGCTGCGGAGCTTTGCATTTTGTTACTTTTAGTATTCATAAATTGAGAAGCTTCCATAAATTTAGGCCCATCCATGGGTTAGAGAACCCCCTCCAACAACTCTGTGACTCCCAGGTTCTTAGGCTGGTTGATTGAGAAACGACAGCCTTGAAGGGGTCCcttctgttcatttctttccCACCCACAGGCCACCCTCCTTCTGTCATCTGTGAAATGACATCTGAGAGGAAGCAGGGGTTCTTCACAGTTCTAAAGATGTAATTATAAACCCAGATCAAAGTCCCCTTTATGCAGAAAGCATTCCCAAACGGACCTTATCCCATTCTGTGTTAATCTTTCTATCTACTCAGCATGTGTAGATCAGGATGTGAGCTTTGTACCACGAATGTAGTATGTGTATGTGCTTGTCCTTTCTTCATGGTTCTCCTGAGAGCCTTACAAAGAATgtgacacacacccacacatatatacacacacgtattcTATACAagcacatatgtgcatatataatatatatgatgtgCATATGTATGCATGGGTGTATATTATGACTATTGTAGTGCCCAGATAGAATCCTGCAAAATTGTCTCTCCTTTTCAAGGACTTCTCATTCTCTCCCATCCTGACATAGGCTGCTTACCTGGCTCATAGTCCAACTCAAAGTGtagtttttctgtaaagaaaataaaccagGATGAGATTTTATTAgtcttacaaaaccatcagacacttaatgatgaggaaactgaggcccagaagagGGGAGGGACAACAAGAAGAATGGAAGCTGGAATCCTCTAGGCCAGTGGTTCCAAGcttgcatcagaatcatctggagcgCTTTTGCTAAAACACGCCTGTTTCAGATTCAGGTGCTCTGGGGTGAAGCTGAACATCTGTATTTGTAACAAGTTCCTGGgcaatgctgctgctgctgggagcCCCACTGCCCCAGCCCTGAGCAAACAGGGACCAGGTCTGCCTTGCTCACCTCTGTACCCGCAGAGCCCAggacatagtaaatgctcaagaaAAATCGGCTTAATGAATAGAGAAAtgggttcatttatttattattccacTTGGAAATAATTTTGGGGAGAGTCAAAGGTCAGTCTTTGATTAGAGTAAAATTTCTTTCACTGTCAGGCCACTGGAAGTATTTGCAGGAAATGGACTAATGGGAAAAGTCCTTCTAGGGTGACATCACTATGGGtgagtcatttaaaaattggtgTCATCATTCATTCTGTCACGGTTAGTGAGGAGGTGGCTGGCAGAGAGCCATATCCCATTCCTGACTCTCGTTCCAAACCTTCTCCCACCCCTTACCACCACTCCCTGTTCCGGAAAAGGAAATGAAGCACAGTCCCCGCAGGACCGTCCAACTCCGAGAGCCAGACTAACAGAAGGAAAGTGAGAACAAGGGAGGGACGGGCCAGCTACCACAGGGTCAAGATAAATACTGTGGCTGGCTATTAATTAACAATGCTCATCATCAAAAACTTATCATGTATTACAAATGTTGCTGTgggattttttaatttattaagaaTGATATACTGTTAATCATTATCTTTCATATTGCTTAATGACCACTGATCAgatttgttgaattattttaagATCAGTTTAACTTTTTCACCAGAAATATTCacctttattctctttcttcatcATCACAGTATCCTAATAGGcagattttataaaaatcaagGCACAGGAACGAATAAACCTTGCCAAAGTCACACCTTTCAGCAGTGGAGCGTGGAGTCCACTCCTAAACCCAGGTTTCATGGCCACCTGTGCTCTGTGGAGGCCTGGGATTCTCTTACCTAGAAACATCTTCATCTCCCTCTGTAGCGGGAGGGCCTGCTGGGGAAAGTCCCGAATCCTCTGGCCCAgctctggggacacagccacTGGTTTCCGGCACTTTCTGGTTTCACATCTAGGGGCACAGAAATGGTTGGGTGTGGGAATTATCATCCTTAATAATGTCTCCAGACTCAGCCGGTCATCTTCTAAAACGGCATGAAGGTGCTAGTTCCTGCAGGCAGACATACTTCCTATGGATGAATCCCATTGCCCATTTTTGGGCATCTATGGGTATACCTGAGAAGGCATTTGGGTATATAGAGGTTTATACATAAATTTACATTCTTAAGTGAGAATGTTGTATACTTGTGTGGCAATAACTAGGCATGcggtacatgtatgtatatttacatggaaaaagaaaagagagaaactatATTGCTTACCTTATTAGAGTGCTTCTGATATCCTAGGAGAAAGAGAAACCAGGGATTCAGTTTCCAGCTTCtccttcccatttttcttttctttctttcttttttaaatttttattttatttattgtttgtttgtttgtttgtttgtttgtttgagaaagggtctcactccggtgcccaggctggaatacagtggtgtgatcacggctcactgcagcctcaacctcctgggctcaaaggatcctcccacctcagcatcctgagtagctgggactacaagggtgtgccaccatgcctggctaatttttttttttttttttttttttgtagagatgggattttgttatgttgcccaggttcctCCCACTTTTCTTATGactggaaaatacaaaatatatttctagcCCTGAACAGGAAAAGGATACCAGATGTGTAGAGTCACAGAGCATTAGGACTCACCTCTGGGGATCAGAGCCCAAAGcctttattttttagatacagATGATGAGGTGACCTTCCCCTGCTCGTTAGAGGCAAAGTAAGTCTCATACCAAGGTCTCCTGTTTCTCAGTCCTGAGGGCATCCTTCTAAGTCATGCTGCCTTTCCAATACCTTGTGGGGACCCCAATATCTCTCCTCCAGTGTGAGGAAGTGAAATAGACCAACACAAACTTCCTGATTGGTGGATGGTGACATGTAGGCTATAGAGAATGGTTTGCAATGTACTTAATACTTTTCCAAGTGCTACTTTCACTTCCATCTCACTGTTGGCTCCTCACAAAAGCCCTGTGAAATATTTAAGGGAAGTGTTCTCCCTTTTTGGCAGATGGTGGGATGGAGAGGCGGAGACCAAAGAGCAAAAAGTGACCAGGGAACTCTTGGAAAAGCATGAACCAGAATTGAGATCTTCTGGTCCTCTGACCCACCTCCCATCTGGGATACAGAGATGTGTGAGTCAGGGAGACACGACTTAGGCAAGGCAAAGATACAAGAGTCACAGGACAGCACAGGTGGGGCAGGGTTCAGGTTCAGGCCTCACCGTCAGGAGCTCCCTTGCTGgcctctcattcttctcctccAGTTCTTCAATAAGAGTACTAAACCGGCAGATCTCTCCAGCAACCAGGAAATCAAATTCATCCTGTTGCTTCAAGATGTCTCCATCCAGGCTCTCCAATTGTGCTAAGAGGATGCTCTGCTGTTCCTCTAGAAACTTCCTCAGGTGTGTGAACTCAGAAATCACCTGTTGTCTCTTGGTGGACACCTGAGTCTGAGGGGGCAGGAGGAGAGCCCAAGAGAAAGTttgcttcctccttctccctgtgctcctcttcctcctacccTGTCCCCAGGTAGATCTGGAACTGCATCATGGTTTCCTTTTCACCTGTCATCCCATTTCAGGGAGCAAGACTCACAGTGCTGTCTCAGCACCATCTGCTGCCGCTTCTAAAAGAGGGTAGGGCTTAGAGGAGGTGtaggaggaggtgatggggacACCCTACCTCCTGTGTTGTATGAAAAGCACATTATATGCACAGCCCTGAGCTACTTTACAGTcataatctcatttaatacttACAGTAATTCAATGAGATCATGATGATTTTtactctccattttacagataagtaaactgAAGTTGGAGAGTTGCTTGAGGTCATGGAGTTAGTGTCAGAGTCAGGATTTAAACTCATAATAACTTCAAAGCCCTATAATCTATGTTGCCTCAGTTTCAGGAAGACATTGGACCGTGAGGAAGGGGAGGAACCTGGGGAAGGGGTGATGACTTACCAGGAGGACttgcatccttttattttctcttgactGGATTTCTTgaatctcctctctctcttttctgagacATTTAAGACACTTATGTATTTGTTCCTGGGGAGAAGGAACATAAAATACTCAAGATGGATATTGATTTGTTCAGGGTTGTCTTGTCATCTGACCCTCTGCCTCCAGGAATGAAATGGCCCCAGGAGAGGAGTCTCTTCCTTAGCTGACAAACCCCGAGCCTTCCCCGCCCTGAGAGCTTCCTTCCTTTAGGTCTGTTCCTCTTGATTTATCTCCAAGACTTTGGGTCAGGACTTTCCCCTTTACCCTGTGCCACTAGAGGCTGTGACTTGGTTTTCCCACTTGAGTCTTTCTTCAGGTTAAACATGTTATTGTGTTTTGCTTCGGGTAAGTGGTATCTGGGGTCTGTCCTGAGTTTGATATGCCCTGCACTGAAATCATTCCAGTTTCCAGCACATCCCAAAGGAACATGTGTAAATAACAACCCTCCCTTGTTACTGGAATCAATTATCTGTGTATGACTCCAAAGGGGAGAAGAAACTtgggtaatgtaaaaataattgataaattgttttcaaaattatttgctcCAGAATAGAGTTAGGAACAGGTACACACacattataaatatgtgtgttcAAATATATATTAGAATTCTCACTATCAGTCGCTAATTAACTAATTAAGACATCCACACACAGACTTGTACTAAAACACAATTCATAAACACAATGCATAAACAACTAAAACTAGCACACACTCATTTAATGACAGATAAAATGGCATGCCACATATATTTACCCAACCTGAATATATGTAAACATGAATTTTTCACAAACAGGAGCTCTCAGTTACACTCACACactcaaatacatacatactcagactcccacacaaaCACACCAGACACACTTCTAAACATGCAAATGttaacacatatacacactgttTGTACAATCATTCCCTCAGATACAAACTTCAGACACACCTGATCCatggcacagacacacacactcatgttttggtcactcattcattcaacaagtatttgttgaactcCCATTATCTGTTGGCCACAAGTGAACACAGAACACactcaaaaaaacataaaatataaacataattttccaTGCCTGGGTCTATTGCCTGGGTGATCATGTAAGTCAGGAGAAAGAATTTGGCCTCCGGGTGGCCTAAATAATCCACAACTCTGCTGTTTCTCTTAGTCCTGTCCAGTCCACTCTGGGATCTCCCAGTTCCCCTTTCCTACCCTATAGGGAGCCGCCGCATCCTCCAGGAAGCGCATGGTGTGGGCAGCGTGCTCTCCAGCCTCCCGGCACACCACGCACAACTGCATCTCATCATCCTCACAGAAGAAGTAGATCTTCTCTCCATGCTCCTGGCAGGCATCCTCCTCTCCCAAACCCAGTGTGGACACCAGCTGGAGGCGCTCGATGTTCTCCACCACGTTAGCCAGCTGCCAGTTGGGCCGGAAGCCCCCAGGACGGAAGGGTTCTTTGCAGAGTGGGCAAGTAGGGGACTCCTCCAGGTCTGGGCCTGGGATCTCACAGTAGCGAGTAAGGCAGCCCCGGCAGAAGTTGTGGCCGCAGTCAATAGTGACCGGCTCCCTCAGGGTACCCTGGCAGATGGGGCAGTTGACTTCATCTGCCAGGCTGGTCACAGAGGCAGCAGAGGCCATGCTGCTATGGCTTCCTCAAGGCCACCCTCTCTGCTTGGCCACGGGGGAAAGGCTGggccacacactcacacacccacatGTGCACATGGCTGGACACAGGTACATATTAAATATGCACCAGCACCCATATCGTCACACACTTGCATATCTGGCAGCCAGGATTCTATTCTCCTGCCAACAGCAGAGATGGGAAATagcagaggagaggaaggaaaaggggctCACAGCATTTCAGAGGTGATCTTAGATGACCATAACCAGGGGCTGGCCATTCCTTTCCGTCCATCTAGATACACTCACAGTAGAAGGAAAGTGGTGATATGTCAGCTGTCCACTGTCAAAAGAAATATTCTTTTGGGGGCAGGTGGGAGACTGGGTCACAGAGTGGAGATGCCACTCCAGCCTTCCTGCAATATGGCCAGCTGTCTCCAAAGAGATTAGAGGTATCAGCCAGTCCAGGGCTTGCCCATCGGCAAGCAGGAGAGTGTGAGGCTCAGATAAGGTCCTTGTGCCAGGGTGTACACTGCACCAGCAACTTAAATGGTGATGCCTCAACTGGCCTGCCGCAAGCCTCAAAAGAGGCTGGAATATTCCCTATgctggggaggagaaagaaaactaGCAATGGCCAGAATTTATTTACGATGATGGTACATCTTACATTGATATAAGCAATTTAAAAGTATGATCTTATTTTTGTGTCTGCTCTGCAACATCAGTGCTATTAGGATCTccatttcataaatgagaaagctgaggcccagCCAGGTTGTTCAGCTTGCCCAAGGCACACAAGTAAGAAGGTGAGTGACCATAAATAATTTGCTGTCAGATCTATGTCTTCCAAGCAATGCCATTCAACATAAATGCAATGTGAGCCAcatatgcaatttaaaatttcctAGGAGCCTTATAAAAACAGTCTAAACGGGTGAAagtaattttaatgatatttttatttggtcctatatttccaaaatattatcatttcagtATGTGATCCTTATAAAAAGttattaataagatattttacattttttaatttgtgcaaagcctttgaaatccagtgtgttggccaggcgcggtgactcatgcctgtaatcccagcactttgggaggtcgaggtgggtggatcacaaggtcaggagatcgagaccttcctggctaacatggtgaaaccccgtctctattaaaaataccaaaaaaaaattagccgggtgtggcggcgggcacctgtagtcccagctactcgggaagctgaggcagaagaatggtgtgaacctgggaggcagagcttacagtgagttgagatcacaccaatgcactccagcctagacaacagagcgagactccatctcaaaaaaaaaaaaaaaagaaaaagaaaaagaaaaaaaaatcccgtgcatattttatatatacagcaCGTCGGCATTCAGACTGGCCACATTTCAGTGCTCAGTAGACACATGTGACTGGTGGCTCCTGTAGCACAAATTGGCTCCTGGGCTGCACTGGTGGCAGGAAGAGTAGAGATCgggtgggaaggggaggagatACAGTGATTAGCGTAAAAAGGGAGCAACCACAAGGGTCTACACTGATCACCCAGTGGGAGAATGGGGGAAGGCCTGGTTTTATCCACAGATGTGAGTACGTGGATGAAGGACTGTGGCAGCTGATCTTGGTCCTGGCGTCAGGTGTGGGAGGAGTGTAGGGCTTTACTCCAGGAGACTGGGATCGTCCCTGACGTGATACTTTCTAGCCCTGTGACCTCTGGAAAGTCACTTTACAATTGGAAAGTCagtttacatttctttctctgtaaaaatgAAGGTAATAATGTTTGCCTAGAGGGTTATTAAAATTGAATGtagtaatataaaaatactaaacCCTAGATAAATGTGGCTGAAACTGTTTATCTTTTTGactaatcattttctttttttttttttttttttttttttttttgtttttttttttttttttgtgagaaaaaagttgaattgcttgatacgtagcatagattgaggtctgcagctgcagctgcttaccttttctttttttttttttttttttaatttatttattattattaaacttcaagttgtagggtacatgtgcacaacgtgcaggtttgctacatatgtatacttgtgccatgttggtgtgctgcacccatcaactcgtcatttacatcaggtataactcccaatgcaatccctcccccctcccccctcccccctccccatgataggccccggtgtgtgatgttccccttcccgagtccaagtgatctcattgttcagttcccacctacgagtgagaacatgcggtgtttggttttctgttcttgtgatagtttgctaagaatgatggtttccagctgcatccatgtccctacaaaggacacaaactcatccttttttatggctgcatagtattccatggtgtatatgtgccacattttcttaatccaatctgtcactgatggacatttgggttgattccaagtctttgctattgtgaatagtgctgcaataaacatacgtgtgcatgtgtccttatagcagcataatttataatcctttgggtatatacccagtaatgggatggctgggtcatatggtacatctagttctagatccttgaggaatcgccatactgttttccataatggttgaactagtttacactcccaccaacagtgtaaaagtgttcctatttctccacatcctctccagcacctgttgtttcctgacttttgaatgatcgccattctaactggtgtgagatggtatctcattgtggttttgatttgcatttctctgatggccagtgatgatgagcattttttcatgtgtctgttggctgtatgaatgtcttcttttgagaagtgtctgttcatatcctttgcccacttttggatggggttgtttgtttttttcttgtaaatttgtttgagttctttgtaggttctggatattagccctttgtcagatgagtagattgcaaaaattttctcccattctgtaggttgcctgctcactctgatggtagtttcttttgctgtgcagaagctctttagtttgatgagatcccatttgtcaattttggcttttgctgcccttgcttttggtgttttagacatgaagtctttgcccatgcctatgtcctgaatggtactacctaggttttcctctaggatttttatggtattaggtctaacatttaagtctctaatccatcttgaattaattttcgtataaggagtaaggaaaggatccagtttcagctttctacttatggctagccagttttcccagcaccatttattaaatagggaatcctttccccatttcttgtttctctcaggtttgtcaaagatcagatggctgtagatgtgtggtattatttctgaggactctgttctgttccattggtctatatctctgttttggtaccagtaccatgctgttttggttactgtagccttgtagtatagtttgaagtcaggtagcgtgatgcctccagctttgttcttttgacttaggattgtcttggagatgcgggctcttttttggttccatatgaacttcaaagcagttttttccaattctgtgaagaagctcattggtagcttgatggggatggcattgaatctataaattaccttgggcagtatggccattttcacgatattgattcttcctatccatgagcatggtatgttcttccatttgtttgtgtcctctttgatttcactgagcagtggtttgtagttctccttgaagaggtcctttacatcccttgtaagttggattcctaggtattttattctctttgaagcaattgtgaatggaagttcattcctgatttggctctctgtttgactgtcactggtgtataagaatgcttgcgatttttgcacattaattttgtatcctgagactttgctgaagttgctgatcagcttaaggagattttgggctgagacaatggggttttctaaatatacaatcatgtcatctgcaaacagggacaatttgacttcttcttttcctaactgaatccccttgatttctttctcttgcctgattgccctagccagaacttccaacactatgttgaataggagtggtgagagagggcatccctgtcttgtgccagttttcaaagggaatttttccagtttttgcccattcagtatgatattggctgtgggtttgtcataaatagctcttatgattttgaggtacgttccatcaataccgaatttattgagcgtttttagcatgaagggctgttgaattttgtcaaaagccttttctgcatctattgagataatgatgtggttcttgtctttggttctgtttatatgctggattatgtgtattgatttgcgaatgttgaaccagccttgcatcccagggatgaagcccacttgatcatggtggataagctttttgatgtgctgctgaatccggtttgccagtattttattgaggatttttgcatcgatgttcatcagggatattggtctaaaattctctttttttgttgtgtctctgccaggctttggtatcaggatgatgttggcctcataaaatgagttagggaggattccctctttttctattgattggaatagtttcagaaggaatggtaccagctcctccttgtacctctggtagaattcagctgtgaatccatctggtcctggactttttttgcttggtaggctattaattattgcctcaatttcagagcctactattggtctattcagggattcaacttcttcctggtttagtcttggaagagtgtaagtgtccaggaaattatccatttcttctagattttccagtttatttgcgtagaggtgtttatagtattctctgatggtagtttgtatttctgtggggtcggtggtgatatcccctttatcatttttaattgcgtcgatttgattcttctctcttttcttctttattagtcttgctagtggtctgtcaattttgttgatcttttcaaaaaaccaactcctggattcattgattttttggagggttttttgtgtctctatctccttcagttctgctctgatcttagttatttcttgccttctgctagctttcaaatgtgtttgctcttgcttctctagttcttttaattgcgatgttagagtgtcaattttagatctttcctgctttctcttgtgggcatttagtgctataaatttccctctacacactgctttaaatgtgtcccagagattctggtatgttgtatctttgttctcattggtttcaaagaacatctttatttctgccttcatttcgttatgtacccagtagtcattcaggagcaggttgttcagtttccatgtagttgagcggttttgattgagtttcttagtcctgagttctaatttgattgcactgtggtctgagagacagtttgttataatttctgttcttgtacatttgctgaggagtgctttacttccaattacgtggtcaattttggagtaagtacgatgtggtgctgagaagaatgtatattctgttgatttggggtggagagttctatagatgtctattaggtctgcttgctgcagagatgagttcaattcctggatatccttgttaactttctgtctcgttgatctgtctaatgttgacagtggagtgttgaagtctcccattattattgtatgggagtctaagtctctttgtaagtctctaaggacttgctttatgaatctgggtgctcctgtattgggtgcatatatatttaggatagttagctcttcctgttgaattgatccctttaccattatgtaatggccttctttgtctc
This genomic window from Chlorocebus sabaeus isolate Y175 chromosome 17, mChlSab1.0.hap1, whole genome shotgun sequence contains:
- the TRIM10 gene encoding tripartite motif-containing protein 10 isoform X2; this encodes MASAASVTSLADEVNCPICQGTLREPVTIDCGHNFCRGCLTRYCEIPGPDLEESPTCPLCKEPFRPGGFRPNWQLANVVENIERLQLVSTLGLGEEDACQEHGEKIYFFCEDDEMQLCVVCREAGEHAAHTMRFLEDAAAPYREQIHKCLKCLRKEREEIQEIQSRENKRMQVLLTQVSTKRQQVISEFTHLRKFLEEQQSILLAQLESLDGDILKQQDEFDFLVAGEICRFSTLIEELEEKNERPARELLTDIRSTLIRCETRKCRKPVAVSPELGQRIRDFPQQALPLQREMKMFLEKLHFELDYEPAHISLDPLTSHPKLLLSEDRQRAQFSYKWQNSPDNPQRFDRATCVLAHTGITGGRHTWVGTWVLRLLPALLTTLLARHRSSCIDRALDLKSEDLGS
- the TRIM10 gene encoding tripartite motif-containing protein 10 isoform X3 produces the protein MASAASVTSLADEVNCPICQGTLREPVTIDCGHNFCRGCLTRYCEIPGPDLEESPTCPLCKEPFRPGGFRPNWQLANVVENIERLQLVSTLGLGEEDACQEHGEKIYFFCEDDEMQLCVVCREAGEHAAHTMRFLEDAAAPYREQIHKCLKCLRKEREEIQEIQSRENKRMQVLLTQVSTKRQQVISEFTHLRKFLEEQQSILLAQLESLDGDILKQQDEFDFLVAGEICRFSTLIEELEEKNERPARELLTDIRSTLIRCETRKCRKPVAVSPELGQRIRDFPQQALPLQREMKMFLEKLHFELDYEPAHISLDPLTSHPKLLLSEDRQRAQFSYKWQNSPDNPQRFDRATCVLAHTGITGGRHTWVWMARVPGYSGCCQLSSPLSLLGTEVAA
- the TRIM10 gene encoding tripartite motif-containing protein 10 isoform X1 codes for the protein MASAASVTSLADEVNCPICQGTLREPVTIDCGHNFCRGCLTRYCEIPGPDLEESPTCPLCKEPFRPGGFRPNWQLANVVENIERLQLVSTLGLGEEDACQEHGEKIYFFCEDDEMQLCVVCREAGEHAAHTMRFLEDAAAPYREQIHKCLKCLRKEREEIQEIQSRENKRMQVLLTQVSTKRQQVISEFTHLRKFLEEQQSILLAQLESLDGDILKQQDEFDFLVAGEICRFSTLIEELEEKNERPARELLTDIRSTLIRCETRKCRKPVAVSPELGQRIRDFPQQALPLQREMKMFLEKLHFELDYEPAHISLDPLTSHPKLLLSEDRQRAQFSYKWQNSPDNPQRFDRATCVLAHTGITGGRHTWVVSIDLAHGGSCTVGVVSEDVQRKGELRLRPEEGVWAVRLAWGFVSALGSFPTRLTLKEQPRQVRVSLDYEVGWVTFTNAATREPIYTFTASFTRKVIPFFGLWGRGSSFSLSS